The following proteins come from a genomic window of Streptomyces sp. NBC_00539:
- a CDS encoding HipA family kinase, with the protein MLTEVTATRYVTPLREGGSLPGIVEADDLGTYVMKFTGAGQGRKTLVAEVICGRLAQRLGLRVPRLVQMQLDPVIGLGEPDQEVQELLKASGGLNLGMDYLPGSIGFDPLAYQVDPVEAGRVVWFDALINNVDRSWRNPNMLVWHGDVWLIDHGATMIWHHNWPTAQSAAAKPYNASDHVLAPFGPDIASAAGALAPLVTSELLTEVAADVPDEWLVDEPGFDSTEALRRAYVDALLARAATIHERISMEAEVKAPSKPPGWLTDHLPEWPHKTKKKSDSE; encoded by the coding sequence ATGCTTACAGAAGTGACGGCAACTCGCTATGTCACGCCTCTGCGTGAAGGCGGCTCGCTTCCCGGGATCGTCGAGGCCGACGATCTCGGGACGTACGTCATGAAATTCACCGGGGCCGGTCAGGGGCGCAAGACCCTGGTCGCCGAGGTCATCTGCGGCCGGCTGGCCCAGCGGCTGGGCCTGCGCGTGCCGAGGCTGGTGCAGATGCAGCTCGATCCCGTCATCGGGCTCGGCGAGCCGGACCAGGAGGTGCAGGAACTGCTCAAGGCCAGCGGCGGGCTGAACCTCGGCATGGACTACCTCCCCGGCTCGATCGGCTTCGACCCGCTCGCCTACCAGGTGGACCCGGTCGAGGCGGGGCGCGTCGTGTGGTTCGACGCCCTGATCAACAACGTCGACCGGTCGTGGCGCAACCCCAACATGCTGGTCTGGCACGGGGACGTCTGGCTCATCGACCACGGCGCCACCATGATCTGGCACCACAACTGGCCCACCGCCCAGAGCGCGGCCGCCAAGCCCTACAACGCCTCCGACCACGTGCTGGCGCCGTTCGGCCCGGACATCGCCTCCGCTGCCGGTGCGCTCGCACCCCTGGTCACGAGCGAGTTGCTCACCGAGGTCGCCGCCGACGTCCCCGACGAGTGGCTGGTCGACGAGCCCGGCTTCGACTCGACGGAGGCGCTGCGCCGGGCGTACGTGGACGCGCTGCTGGCGCGCGCGGCGACGATCCACGAGAGGATCTCCATGGAGGCAGAGGTCAAGGCCCCGTCCAAGCCGCCGGGCTGGCTCACCGACCACCTGCCCGAATGGCCCCACAAGACCAAGAAGAAGAGCGACAGCGAGTGA
- a CDS encoding DUF3037 domain-containing protein yields the protein MIKRDVFEYALVRVVPRVERGECFNAGVIVYCRAKSYVAARTHLDEAKLRALDPGADVAGVRAALHAVEGLCSGGKRAGQAAGDDPGRRFRWLIAPRSTVVQPGPVHTGLTADPEVEVERLLDLLVR from the coding sequence GTGATCAAGCGGGACGTGTTCGAGTACGCGCTGGTGCGTGTGGTGCCCCGCGTGGAGCGCGGCGAGTGTTTCAACGCCGGCGTGATCGTCTACTGCCGGGCGAAGTCCTACGTCGCCGCGCGCACCCACCTCGACGAGGCCAAGCTGCGCGCCCTGGACCCCGGGGCCGACGTCGCGGGCGTACGGGCCGCGCTGCACGCCGTCGAGGGGCTGTGCAGCGGTGGCAAGCGTGCCGGTCAGGCCGCGGGTGACGATCCGGGGCGCCGGTTCCGGTGGCTGATCGCGCCGCGCAGCACCGTCGTACAGCCGGGCCCGGTCCACACGGGGCTGACGGCCGACCCGGAGGTCGAGGTCGAGCGGCTGCTCGACCTGCTGGTGCGCTGA
- the fabG gene encoding 3-oxoacyl-ACP reductase FabG: MSTTEQRVAIVTGAARGIGAATAVRLAAEGRAVAVLDLDEAACKDTVEAITAAGGTALAVGCDVSDSAQVEAAVERVASTLGAPTILVNNAGVLRDNLLFKMSDTDWDTVMNVHLRGAFLMARACQKYMVEAKFGRIVNLSSSSALGNRGQANYSAAKAGLQGFTKTLAVELGKFGVTANAVAPGFIVTEMTAQTAARVGMGFEEFQAAAATQIPVQRVGRPEDIAGAIAFFTGEAAGFVSGQVLYVAGGPLD; the protein is encoded by the coding sequence ATGTCCACCACCGAGCAGCGCGTAGCCATCGTGACCGGGGCGGCCCGGGGCATCGGCGCGGCCACCGCCGTACGCCTGGCCGCGGAAGGCCGCGCGGTCGCCGTGCTCGACCTCGACGAGGCGGCCTGCAAGGACACCGTGGAGGCGATCACCGCCGCGGGCGGCACCGCCCTCGCCGTCGGCTGTGACGTCTCGGACAGCGCGCAGGTGGAGGCCGCCGTCGAGCGCGTCGCGAGCACGCTGGGCGCCCCCACCATCCTGGTCAACAACGCGGGCGTGCTCCGGGACAACCTGCTCTTCAAGATGAGCGACACCGACTGGGACACGGTCATGAACGTCCACCTGCGGGGGGCGTTCCTGATGGCCCGGGCCTGCCAGAAGTACATGGTGGAGGCCAAGTTCGGCCGCATCGTCAACCTCTCCAGCAGCTCGGCGCTCGGCAACCGCGGCCAGGCCAACTACTCCGCCGCCAAGGCCGGCCTCCAGGGATTCACCAAGACGCTGGCCGTCGAGCTCGGCAAGTTCGGCGTCACCGCCAACGCCGTGGCCCCCGGTTTCATCGTCACCGAGATGACGGCCCAGACCGCCGCCCGCGTCGGCATGGGCTTCGAGGAGTTCCAGGCCGCCGCCGCCACCCAGATCCCGGTGCAGCGGGTGGGCCGCCCCGAGGACATCGCGGGCGCCATCGCCTTCTTCACGGGCGAGGCCGCGGGCTTCGTCTCCGGCCAGGTCCTGTACGTGGCCGGCGGCCCCCTCGACTGA
- a CDS encoding SDR family oxidoreductase, with protein MTTYEGTDSGKVALITGASRGIGYGIAEALVARGDRVCITGRNEDALKEAVEALGADRVIGVPGKAHDEAHQALAVERTMEAFGRVDFLVNNAGTNPVFGPIADLDLGVARKVFETNVISALGFAQRTWHAWQKDNGGAIVNIASIAGVSASPFIGAYGMSKAAMVNLTLQLAHEMAPGVRVNAIAPAVVKTKFAQALYEGREQEAAAAYPLGRLGVPADIGGAAAFLTSAQAEWITGQTLVVDGGMFLNAGVH; from the coding sequence ATGACGACGTACGAAGGAACGGACAGCGGCAAGGTCGCGCTGATCACCGGCGCCAGCCGGGGCATCGGCTACGGCATCGCCGAGGCACTGGTCGCCCGCGGCGACCGGGTCTGCATCACGGGACGCAACGAGGACGCCCTCAAGGAGGCCGTGGAGGCCTTGGGGGCGGACCGGGTGATCGGCGTACCCGGCAAGGCGCACGACGAGGCGCACCAGGCCCTCGCCGTGGAGCGGACGATGGAGGCGTTCGGCCGGGTGGACTTCCTGGTCAACAACGCGGGAACCAATCCGGTCTTCGGACCGATCGCGGACCTCGACCTCGGTGTGGCGCGCAAGGTCTTCGAGACCAACGTGATCTCGGCGCTCGGCTTCGCCCAGCGCACCTGGCACGCCTGGCAGAAGGACAACGGCGGTGCGATCGTGAACATCGCCTCCATCGCCGGCGTCTCCGCCTCGCCCTTCATCGGGGCGTACGGGATGAGCAAGGCCGCCATGGTCAACCTCACCCTCCAGCTCGCCCACGAGATGGCGCCGGGCGTGCGGGTCAACGCGATCGCGCCCGCGGTGGTCAAGACCAAATTCGCGCAGGCCCTGTACGAGGGGCGCGAGCAGGAGGCGGCGGCCGCCTATCCGCTCGGCCGGCTCGGAGTCCCCGCGGACATCGGAGGAGCGGCGGCGTTTCTTACATCTGCACAAGCGGAATGGATCACAGGGCAAACTCTCGTCGTCGACGGAGGAATGTTCCTCAATGCCGGAGTGCACTGA
- a CDS encoding ABC transporter substrate-binding protein produces MFNRTRCLQITAALASISLLAGCGLLSDDSGADKKPIVVGTTSKPSTLDPAAAWDGSWELYRNIYQTLLAFPTGSTKPEPDAAQGCEFTDSANESYRCTLRKGLKFSDGEVLDSKAVKHSLDRIRTIASKNGPKDLFGSLDKIETPDALTVVFHLKTPDATFPFVLGSPAASLVPPGEYPADKVRKDGKTTGSGPYVLTSYKDGEAVLSRNDSYVGFANRRNDSVTIRYFADSKKMVTALKDKEIDATYRGLSAAEIKDLQSPASHDHGVQVVENVGSEIRYLVFNPKDPQAAKPAVRQAIAQTIDRGALVSKVYQGTAEPLYSMVPKGVLGHKTPFYDMYGQPNVDAARKTLRDAGITQPVELTFWYTTDRYGSSTADEFTELKRQLDESLLFKITLRSKPWIEFQDGYKNGEFPVFGRGWFPDFPDPDNFIAPFVGKENAVGTPYEPADILNDLLPKSRRESDRSAGVREFEQAQQTFAKDARLLPLWQGKLYVAARDDVAGAERALDPQTVMQMWELYRKTSW; encoded by the coding sequence GTGTTCAACCGGACCAGATGCCTGCAGATCACTGCAGCCCTTGCGTCCATATCCCTGCTCGCCGGATGCGGTCTGCTTTCCGATGACAGCGGTGCCGACAAGAAGCCGATCGTGGTCGGTACGACGAGCAAGCCGAGCACCCTCGACCCGGCGGCGGCCTGGGACGGCTCCTGGGAGCTGTACCGGAACATCTACCAGACCCTGCTGGCCTTCCCCACCGGCAGCACCAAGCCCGAGCCGGACGCCGCCCAGGGCTGCGAGTTCACCGACTCCGCCAACGAGTCCTACCGCTGCACGCTGCGCAAGGGCCTCAAGTTCTCCGACGGCGAGGTGCTCGACTCCAAGGCCGTCAAGCACTCCCTGGACCGCATCCGCACGATCGCCTCCAAGAACGGCCCGAAGGACCTGTTCGGCAGCCTGGACAAGATCGAGACCCCGGACGCGCTGACCGTCGTCTTCCATCTGAAGACCCCCGACGCGACCTTCCCCTTCGTCCTCGGCTCGCCGGCCGCCTCGCTGGTACCGCCCGGCGAGTACCCCGCCGACAAGGTCCGCAAGGACGGCAAGACGACCGGTTCCGGCCCGTACGTCCTGACGTCGTACAAGGACGGCGAGGCCGTCCTCAGCCGCAACGACAGCTACGTGGGCTTCGCCAACCGGCGCAACGACAGCGTGACCATCCGCTACTTCGCGGACTCCAAGAAGATGGTCACGGCGCTCAAGGACAAGGAGATCGACGCCACCTACCGCGGTCTGTCCGCCGCCGAGATCAAGGACCTGCAGAGCCCCGCCTCGCACGACCACGGCGTCCAGGTGGTGGAGAACGTCGGCTCCGAGATCCGCTACCTGGTCTTCAACCCCAAGGACCCGCAGGCCGCCAAGCCGGCCGTGCGCCAGGCGATCGCCCAGACCATCGACCGCGGCGCCCTCGTCTCCAAGGTCTACCAGGGCACTGCCGAGCCGCTGTACTCGATGGTCCCCAAGGGGGTCCTCGGCCACAAGACGCCGTTCTACGACATGTACGGCCAGCCGAACGTCGACGCGGCCAGGAAGACCCTCAGGGACGCGGGGATCACCCAGCCGGTGGAGCTGACCTTCTGGTACACCACCGACCGCTACGGCTCCTCCACCGCGGACGAGTTCACCGAACTCAAGCGCCAGCTGGACGAGAGCCTCCTCTTCAAGATCACCCTGCGCAGCAAGCCCTGGATCGAGTTCCAGGACGGCTACAAGAACGGCGAGTTCCCGGTCTTCGGGCGGGGCTGGTTCCCCGACTTCCCGGACCCGGACAACTTCATCGCGCCGTTCGTCGGCAAGGAGAACGCGGTCGGCACCCCGTACGAGCCGGCCGACATCCTGAACGACCTGCTGCCCAAGTCCCGCCGCGAGAGCGACCGCTCGGCGGGCGTCAGGGAGTTCGAGCAGGCGCAGCAGACCTTCGCCAAGGACGCCCGGCTGCTGCCGCTGTGGCAGGGCAAGCTGTACGTGGCCGCGCGCGACGACGTCGCGGGCGCCGAGCGGGCACTGGACCCGCAGACCGTCATGCAGATGTGGGAGCTGTACCGCAAGACCAGCTGGTAG
- a CDS encoding uracil-DNA glycosylase, producing the protein MLPESWLPAIGGELDQPYFQELLEFVEKERANGPVYPPYEQVFAALEATPFDEVKVLVLGQDPYHGAGQGHGLCFSVRPGVKTPPSLRNIYKEMNDELGLSIPDNGYLMPWAEQGVLLLNAVLTVREAEPNSHKGKGWEKFTDAVIRAVSARPDPVVFVLWGAYAQKKIPLIDEERHVIVKGAHPSPLSAKKFFGSRPFTQINEAVAAQGHEPIDWRIPDLG; encoded by the coding sequence ATGCTGCCCGAGTCCTGGCTCCCCGCGATCGGCGGGGAGCTGGACCAGCCCTACTTCCAAGAGCTCCTGGAGTTCGTCGAGAAGGAGCGGGCCAACGGGCCGGTCTACCCGCCCTACGAGCAGGTGTTCGCGGCCCTGGAGGCCACGCCCTTCGACGAGGTCAAGGTGCTGGTCCTCGGGCAGGACCCGTACCACGGCGCGGGCCAGGGCCACGGCCTGTGCTTCTCCGTGCGGCCCGGCGTGAAGACCCCGCCCTCGCTGCGCAACATCTACAAGGAGATGAACGACGAGCTGGGCCTGTCCATCCCCGACAACGGGTACCTGATGCCGTGGGCCGAGCAGGGCGTCCTGCTGCTCAACGCGGTGCTCACCGTCCGTGAGGCCGAGCCCAACTCCCATAAGGGCAAGGGCTGGGAGAAGTTCACCGACGCGGTGATCCGCGCCGTCTCCGCCCGCCCCGACCCGGTCGTCTTCGTGCTCTGGGGCGCGTACGCCCAGAAGAAGATCCCCCTGATCGACGAGGAGCGGCACGTGATCGTCAAGGGCGCCCACCCCTCCCCGCTGTCGGCCAAGAAGTTCTTCGGGTCCCGGCCCTTCACGCAGATCAACGAGGCCGTCGCCGCGCAGGGCCATGAGCCGATCGACTGGCGGATCCCGGACCTGGGCTGA
- a CDS encoding DinB family protein: MTSSGSHRDEPSTTANEREMLDGWLDYHRSTLAWKCEGLGDAQLRSTPLLPSELSLLGLVRHMAEVERYWFREIMLGADLPELYSTREDPDGDFHFTDDDSWAESEEVWQTEVELARQAAAGRPLDLLSDPGSHHRGEVFSLRWVYNHMIEEYARHNGHADLLREHIDGATGE, from the coding sequence ATGACCAGTTCTGGATCACACCGTGACGAGCCCTCCACCACCGCGAACGAGCGGGAGATGCTGGACGGCTGGCTCGACTACCACCGCTCCACGCTCGCCTGGAAGTGCGAGGGCCTGGGGGACGCGCAGCTGCGCAGCACTCCGCTGCTTCCCTCCGAGCTGAGCCTGCTGGGGCTCGTACGCCACATGGCGGAGGTGGAACGGTACTGGTTCCGGGAGATCATGCTGGGCGCGGACCTGCCGGAGCTGTACTCCACGCGCGAAGACCCGGACGGGGACTTCCACTTCACCGACGACGACTCCTGGGCGGAGTCCGAGGAGGTCTGGCAGACGGAGGTCGAGCTGGCCCGGCAGGCCGCCGCCGGCCGTCCCCTGGACCTGCTGTCGGATCCCGGGAGCCACCACCGCGGCGAGGTGTTCAGCCTGCGCTGGGTCTACAACCACATGATCGAGGAGTACGCGCGCCACAACGGCCACGCGGATCTGCTGCGCGAGCACATCGACGGCGCCACCGGCGAGTAG